A DNA window from Mesorhizobium sp. C432A contains the following coding sequences:
- the argC gene encoding N-acetyl-gamma-glutamyl-phosphate reductase, which yields MKPKIFIDGEHGTTGLQIRALLAERGDLEIISIPAERRKETAARAEFLNAADVAILCLPDAAAKESVSLIANDTTKVIDASTAHRVAEGWEYGFAEMEKGQAKIIANAKRVANPGCWPQGPIATLRPLVAAGLLPADFPITVNGISGYSGGGRPMIEDYVAKGEDASEFQVYGLTLQHKHVPELRTYAKLSHDPIMQPAVGNFAQGMITVVPLQLGGLDHVPAGAELHAAIADHFAAIKGGVVEVAPYEHVERLPEINPEVYNGTNRMKVYVFANDDRAQALLIAVYDNLGKGASGAAVQNMDLMLGL from the coding sequence ATGAAACCGAAAATCTTCATCGATGGCGAACACGGCACCACCGGCCTGCAGATCCGGGCGCTGCTGGCCGAGCGCGGCGACCTCGAGATCATCTCGATCCCGGCCGAGCGCCGCAAGGAAACGGCGGCGCGCGCCGAGTTCCTCAATGCAGCCGATGTCGCCATCCTGTGCCTGCCGGATGCGGCTGCCAAGGAAAGCGTATCGCTGATTGCCAACGACACCACCAAGGTGATCGACGCCTCCACGGCGCATCGCGTAGCCGAGGGCTGGGAATATGGCTTTGCCGAGATGGAAAAGGGCCAGGCCAAGATCATCGCCAATGCAAAACGCGTCGCCAATCCCGGCTGCTGGCCGCAAGGACCGATCGCGACACTGCGGCCGCTGGTCGCCGCCGGTCTGCTGCCGGCGGATTTCCCGATCACCGTCAATGGCATTTCGGGCTATTCGGGCGGCGGCCGGCCGATGATCGAGGACTATGTCGCCAAGGGCGAGGATGCCTCTGAATTCCAGGTCTATGGGCTGACCCTGCAGCACAAGCATGTGCCGGAGCTGCGCACCTATGCGAAGCTGTCGCACGATCCGATCATGCAGCCGGCGGTCGGCAATTTCGCCCAAGGCATGATCACAGTGGTGCCGCTGCAGCTCGGCGGGCTCGACCATGTGCCGGCCGGCGCCGAACTGCACGCGGCAATCGCCGACCATTTTGCCGCCATCAAGGGCGGCGTGGTCGAGGTAGCTCCTTACGAGCACGTGGAGCGCCTGCCCGAGATCAATCCCGAGGTCTATAACGGCACCAACCGCATGAAGGTCTATGTCTTTGCCAATGACGACAGGGCGCAGGCGCTGCTGATTGCGGTCTATGACAATCTCGGAAAGGGCGCCTCGGGTGCTGCCGTTCAGAACATGGATCTGATGCTCGGCCTTTAA
- a CDS encoding aminoglycoside phosphotransferase family protein, with protein sequence MDAPAFPKRWKISAPELIAETFSSRIWKVRREDGSPAIVKALKPFDDVEDELRGEHYLAWRRGEGAVRLLGRDGHRMLLEYAGDTLLSDVLAKEGDNAATAIAAELMGRLFSPSRHPAPPDLQPLRTRFASLFKKAGADRDAGEHSLYIEAAEIADRLLDAPHAVKPLHGDLHHDNILHGARGWLAIDPKGVLGDPGFDAANLFYNPLGRDDLCLDPERIAHMAEIFARTLGQTPAAILDHAIAYGCLSAAWHHEDENAVDENRELSVAGVIRKVRLSF encoded by the coding sequence ATGGACGCGCCTGCATTTCCAAAGCGCTGGAAGATCAGCGCGCCCGAGCTCATTGCGGAGACGTTTTCGAGCCGCATCTGGAAGGTGCGGCGTGAGGACGGCTCGCCGGCCATCGTCAAGGCGCTCAAACCATTCGACGATGTCGAGGACGAGTTGCGCGGCGAGCACTATCTCGCATGGCGGCGCGGCGAAGGCGCGGTGCGGCTGCTTGGCCGGGACGGCCACCGCATGCTGCTCGAATATGCCGGCGACACCCTGCTTTCCGACGTTCTGGCCAAAGAAGGCGACAACGCCGCGACCGCAATCGCGGCCGAGTTGATGGGGAGACTGTTCTCGCCCTCAAGACACCCTGCCCCGCCGGACCTGCAGCCGCTGCGGACACGGTTTGCCAGCCTGTTCAAAAAGGCCGGAGCCGATCGCGACGCCGGAGAGCACAGCCTCTATATCGAGGCCGCCGAAATCGCGGACCGGCTGCTCGATGCCCCGCATGCGGTCAAGCCGCTGCATGGCGACCTGCATCACGACAACATTTTGCACGGTGCGCGCGGCTGGCTGGCGATCGACCCGAAGGGCGTGCTCGGCGATCCCGGCTTCGACGCCGCCAATCTGTTCTACAACCCACTGGGGCGCGACGACCTCTGCCTCGATCCCGAGCGCATCGCGCATATGGCTGAGATCTTCGCCAGGACACTCGGCCAGACGCCGGCTGCCATTCTCGACCATGCCATCGCGTATGGCTGCCTGTCGGCCGCATGGCATCATGAGGACGAGAATGCGGTCGACGAGAACCGCGAGCTGTCGGTTGCGGGAGTGATCCGAAAGGTGCGGCTCAGCTTCTGA